In Anseongella ginsenosidimutans, one genomic interval encodes:
- a CDS encoding NAD-dependent epimerase/dehydratase family protein, translating into MKQERKPFFWAGIKFFNVYGPNEYHKGRMASVVFHAFKQIGETGKMKLFRSHHPDFRDGEQQRDFIYVKDVVDVLFFFMLHRKPSGIYNLGSGKARTFLDLVRAAFSAMDRPENIEFIDTPEDIRDKYQYFTEAEMNKLRSAGYDKAFHSLEEGVRDYVQHYLVPGRIY; encoded by the coding sequence GTGAAGCAGGAACGAAAACCTTTTTTCTGGGCGGGAATCAAGTTTTTCAACGTGTACGGCCCCAACGAATACCACAAGGGACGTATGGCCTCGGTGGTATTCCATGCCTTTAAGCAGATTGGGGAAACCGGCAAAATGAAGCTGTTCCGATCCCACCATCCTGATTTTCGCGATGGGGAGCAGCAGCGGGATTTCATTTACGTAAAGGACGTGGTGGATGTATTGTTTTTCTTTATGCTTCACCGGAAGCCGTCCGGCATTTACAACCTTGGCAGCGGTAAAGCGCGAACGTTCCTTGACCTGGTCCGCGCTGCATTCAGCGCAATGGATCGTCCCGAAAATATTGAATTTATAGACACTCCGGAGGATATCCGCGATAAATACCAGTATTTTACCGAAGCCGAAATGAACAAACTGCGCTCGGCGGGTTATGATAAAGCGTTCCATTCCCTGGAAGAAGGAGTACGCGATTACGTGCAGCATTACCTGGTGCCCGGCCGGATCTATTAA
- a CDS encoding NAD-dependent epimerase/dehydratase family protein, with product MIVITGAAGFIGSSMVTKLNEEGYYDLVLVDDFSQPQKNRNFEGKRYSQCIDRKYFIKWLRDNQLLVQFVFHLGARTDTTESDKTLLDLLNLQYSKEVWKLCVEFGLPLVYASSAATYGLGEHGYTDSHEIVERLQP from the coding sequence ATGATCGTTATCACGGGTGCGGCTGGATTTATAGGCAGCAGCATGGTTACTAAGTTGAACGAGGAGGGCTATTATGACCTGGTATTGGTCGACGACTTCTCCCAACCGCAGAAGAACCGGAATTTTGAGGGCAAACGGTACTCACAGTGCATTGACAGGAAGTATTTCATTAAATGGCTGCGGGACAACCAGCTGCTGGTCCAGTTTGTCTTTCACCTGGGCGCACGCACCGATACTACCGAATCGGATAAAACGCTGCTCGACCTCCTGAATCTTCAATATAGCAAGGAAGTATGGAAACTATGCGTGGAATTCGGCCTGCCGCTGGTTTATGCTTCTTCGGCCGCTACTTACGGCTTGGGCGAGCATGGTTATACGGACAGTCATGAAATAGTAGAACGGCTCCAACCCTGA
- a CDS encoding 1,4-dihydroxy-6-naphthoate synthase, producing MKLSLGFSPCPNDTFIFDALIHGKIDTEGLEFEVFYDDVETLNRKAFRGELDITKLSYYAFAHVISDYVLLNAGSALGFGVGPLLITAPGANISPSTNRDIPGDGNLPLAESSAQPAGLQDKMIGIPGHYTTANFLLSLAFPEAKHKKEMVFSGIEEALLKGEIDLGLIIHENRFTYEEKGLRKVMDLGEFWEKETGCPIPLGGIMVKRAIRPEIQAKADRLIRRSIEYAFANPSSGLAFIRSHAQEMDETVMYRHIELYVNKYSVDLGPEGRRAVEVLFDMAAKKGLIEPVTQPVFAAG from the coding sequence ATGAAACTAAGTCTTGGATTTTCTCCCTGCCCTAATGATACCTTTATTTTCGATGCGCTTATCCACGGAAAGATCGATACAGAAGGACTCGAATTCGAGGTTTTTTACGACGACGTAGAAACGCTGAACAGGAAAGCTTTTCGCGGAGAGCTGGACATCACCAAGCTGAGCTATTATGCTTTTGCGCATGTGATCTCAGATTATGTCCTGCTCAATGCCGGCAGCGCGCTTGGCTTTGGCGTAGGCCCGCTGCTGATCACCGCTCCGGGCGCAAATATAAGCCCTAGTACTAATCGGGATATCCCCGGGGACGGCAATCTTCCGCTTGCCGAAAGTTCCGCCCAGCCTGCCGGCCTTCAGGATAAAATGATTGGCATACCCGGTCACTATACTACTGCTAATTTTTTGCTAAGTCTGGCCTTCCCGGAAGCGAAACACAAGAAGGAAATGGTTTTTTCAGGCATTGAGGAAGCCCTGTTAAAGGGCGAAATAGACCTGGGCCTGATCATCCATGAGAATCGCTTTACGTATGAAGAAAAAGGCCTGCGAAAAGTCATGGATCTTGGCGAATTCTGGGAAAAGGAAACAGGCTGCCCTATTCCGCTGGGTGGTATCATGGTGAAAAGAGCTATCCGTCCGGAAATTCAGGCCAAAGCAGACAGGCTGATCCGCCGCAGCATTGAATATGCATTTGCTAATCCCTCCTCGGGGCTGGCATTTATCCGTTCCCATGCCCAGGAAATGGATGAGACCGTTATGTACCGGCATATTGAATTGTATGTAAATAAGTATTCAGTAGATTTGGGGCCTGAAGGACGCCGGGCTGTGGAGGTATTGTTCGACATGGCTGCGAAGAAAGGGCTTATCGAACCGGTAACGCAGCCCGTTTTTGCAGCCGGTTAA
- the mqnB gene encoding futalosine hydrolase has product MNILIVSATKAEIAPFLNEGALDSGAFVPGIPEEVFLKGTAPAQGTAVYVLVTGVGTPATIYHLTKALQKYTYDLVINAGIAGSFDRALPLGAVVQVVSDSFADLGAESGAEDGEDFLDIFRLGMTGAETPPFKNGKLVNDFRHPGWQEAEGLTVNTVHGKESSIEAIRSRLPAITESMEGAGFFYVCMSEGIKCLQLRAISNYVEKRNRENWNIPLAVKELSAALTRIVEEYSSSPADDAD; this is encoded by the coding sequence ATGAACATACTGATCGTATCGGCTACGAAGGCGGAGATTGCACCCTTCCTTAATGAAGGAGCGTTGGATTCAGGGGCATTCGTGCCCGGTATCCCGGAGGAAGTGTTTTTAAAAGGGACCGCGCCGGCGCAAGGTACTGCGGTTTACGTGCTGGTTACAGGAGTGGGAACGCCTGCCACCATTTATCATTTGACAAAAGCCCTGCAGAAATATACCTATGATTTGGTTATTAACGCCGGAATTGCCGGCAGTTTTGACCGGGCGCTGCCCCTTGGAGCCGTAGTCCAGGTGGTAAGCGACAGCTTCGCCGACCTTGGGGCGGAAAGCGGGGCGGAAGACGGGGAGGATTTTCTGGATATTTTCCGGCTTGGCATGACAGGAGCGGAAACGCCGCCGTTCAAAAACGGGAAACTGGTAAACGATTTCCGCCATCCCGGATGGCAGGAAGCGGAAGGGCTTACCGTAAATACCGTGCATGGTAAGGAATCCAGCATTGAAGCAATACGTTCCCGCCTTCCGGCAATTACCGAAAGTATGGAAGGCGCCGGCTTTTTCTATGTTTGCATGAGCGAAGGGATAAAATGCCTGCAGCTGAGAGCCATTTCCAATTATGTTGAAAAACGCAACCGGGAAAACTGGAACATCCCCCTTGCTGTTAAAGAGCTGAGTGCGGCCCTGACCCGGATTGTTGAGGAATACAGCAGCAGCCCTGCGGACGATGCAGATTAG
- a CDS encoding 6-pyruvoyl trahydropterin synthase family protein: protein MILVTRKEHFNAAHKLENPDWTDEKNREIFGKCANKNWHGHNYQLFVTVKGEPDPETGYVTDLKKLSTIIREHIIEKVDHKNLNLDVDFMQGVLASTENLAIAIWDQLERHIDGLHCVRLYETENNFVEYFGK from the coding sequence ATGATACTCGTCACTCGAAAAGAACACTTTAACGCTGCCCACAAGCTTGAGAACCCCGACTGGACAGACGAAAAGAATCGCGAAATTTTTGGGAAATGTGCCAATAAGAACTGGCATGGGCATAATTATCAGCTTTTTGTGACGGTTAAGGGGGAGCCCGATCCTGAAACAGGCTACGTTACTGACCTTAAGAAATTAAGTACCATTATCCGGGAACACATTATTGAAAAGGTGGACCACAAAAACCTGAACCTGGATGTGGACTTTATGCAGGGAGTTCTCGCTTCTACTGAAAACCTGGCAATTGCCATCTGGGATCAGCTTGAACGGCATATTGACGGATTGCATTGCGTTCGGCTGTACGAAACGGAGAATAATTTTGTAGAATATTTTGGGAAATAA
- the folE gene encoding GTP cyclohydrolase I FolE, whose product MDDKNIEGQLLDELEMDGYQKIDRYNTHKIKQLADKYREILKDIGEDPTRPGLLNTPERVAKALLYFTHGYDMDPAGIIRSALFEEEYSQMVIVKDIELYSLCEHHMVPFFGKAHIAYIPKGKIVGLSKIPRVVDVFARRLQVQERLTNDIKDCLHNTLQPAGVAVVIECTHLCMCMRGVQKQNSVTTTSAFTGEFAKETTRAEFMRLISANLV is encoded by the coding sequence ATGGACGATAAAAACATTGAAGGTCAGCTGCTTGACGAGCTGGAAATGGACGGTTACCAGAAAATTGACCGCTATAATACCCACAAGATCAAGCAACTCGCTGATAAATACAGGGAAATCCTGAAGGATATCGGTGAAGACCCCACGCGCCCGGGACTGCTAAATACGCCCGAACGCGTAGCCAAGGCGCTGCTTTATTTCACTCATGGCTACGATATGGACCCTGCCGGGATCATCCGGTCAGCCCTGTTCGAAGAAGAGTACAGCCAGATGGTCATCGTAAAAGACATAGAGCTTTATTCCCTTTGCGAACATCATATGGTGCCTTTTTTTGGTAAGGCTCATATTGCCTATATCCCCAAAGGAAAAATTGTGGGGCTTAGCAAAATACCCCGGGTGGTGGACGTTTTTGCCCGCCGCCTCCAAGTCCAGGAACGACTGACCAACGATATAAAAGATTGCCTGCATAACACCCTGCAGCCTGCGGGAGTAGCGGTAGTCATTGAATGTACCCACTTGTGTATGTGCATGAGAGGGGTGCAAAAACAGAATTCTGTGACCACCACCTCTGCCTTCACGGGAGAGTTCGCCAAGGAAACCACCAGGGCCGAGTTTATGCGTTTAATTTCAGCCAACCTCGTATAA